A part of Pararoseomonas sp. SCSIO 73927 genomic DNA contains:
- the pal gene encoding peptidoglycan-associated lipoprotein Pal — translation MNVKILAALGAIALLSACSNEDQNAAATGAGGSGGLAGAGGMGAGNARPGSQEDLVANVGDRVFFDTDSSQVRADGRDVLGRQAAWLARYPQVTVYMEGHADERGTREYNLALGQRRANNARDLLVAAGVSGQRIQTVSYGKDRPAALGSDEGSWAQNRRAVTTVR, via the coding sequence ATGAACGTGAAGATTCTGGCGGCGCTGGGCGCCATCGCCCTGCTTTCCGCCTGCTCGAACGAGGACCAGAACGCGGCGGCGACCGGCGCCGGCGGCTCGGGCGGGCTGGCGGGCGCCGGCGGCATGGGCGCCGGCAATGCCCGCCCGGGCAGCCAGGAGGACCTGGTGGCGAATGTCGGCGACCGCGTGTTCTTCGACACCGACAGCAGCCAAGTGCGCGCCGATGGCCGCGACGTCCTGGGGCGCCAGGCCGCCTGGCTGGCCCGCTACCCGCAGGTGACGGTGTACATGGAGGGCCATGCCGACGAGCGCGGCACCCGCGAGTACAACCTCGCCCTCGGCCAGCGCCGCGCCAACAACGCGCGCGACCTGCTGGTGGCGGCCGGCGTCTCCGGCCAGCGCATCCAGACCGTGTCCTACGGCAAGGACCGCCCGGCGGCGCTCGGCTCCGACGAGGGGTCCTGGGCGCAGAACCGCCGCGCGGTGACGACGGTCCGCTAA